Proteins encoded together in one Bactrocera neohumeralis isolate Rockhampton chromosome 4, APGP_CSIRO_Bneo_wtdbg2-racon-allhic-juicebox.fasta_v2, whole genome shotgun sequence window:
- the LOC126756092 gene encoding odorant receptor 47b, protein MISRSSKATISNTIASHNSYLTNHSYTYLKHTTSKLQTILAPYRVLKEMLRCGEAVQPPHTCLFYFRSYIRLLGLWPAKRAAENQLYYFYNLLIMVLFSFFMATIICDLYEASSDFVLLGEDLVVVLGLYLIFFKMILFRMGNVDTDIIINEFDALHIKHARELSEGPRNRRIVQWQRSFFFGEMCFFSGFYILSLLLFAAMSLQPLLSQQTLPFRCKFPFGLNDPDEHPIAFVCVYFFQCFCTLYMLVAIVVMDSLGGNSFNQTTLNLRILCENIRHLGIVAAGASSSTSEAVAWRELREAVEFHQKIIGLMNRINQTFYWNYVSQMGASTFMICLTAFEALLAQDKPMVAMKFQTYMFSAFMQLLYWCWMGNRTYYDSMEVATAAYEIRAWYEHSPLLQRQLMFIIKRAQKPLEFRAKPLFGFTFASFTSILSTSYSYFALLRTMSD, encoded by the exons ATGATCTCGCGCTCAAGCAAAGCAACCATCAGCAACACCATTGCCAGTCATAATTCTTATCTGACCAACCACAGCTATACTTATTTAAAACATACCACAAGCAAGTTGCAGACCATTTTGGCGCCGTACCGCGTGTTGAAGGAGATGTTACGATGTGGTGAAGCCGTTCAGCCTCCCCatacttgtttgttttattttcgatCTTATATACG TTTACTTGGACTTTGGCCGGCAAAACGCGCTGCGGAGAACCAACTGTACTATTTCTATAATCTACTGATTATGGTgctttttagcttttttatgGCAACAATCATTTGCGATCTATATGAGGCTAGCAGTGACTTTGTTTTGTTGGGAGAGGATTTGGTGGTGGTTTTGGGT ctttatttgatatttttcaaaatgatacTCTTCCGCATGGGAAATGTTGACACCGATATCATAATTAATGAATTCGATGCCCTTCATATTAAACATGCTAGGGAATTAAGTGAGGGTCCTCGAAACCGACGCATCGTTCAGTGGCAAAGAAGCTTCTTTTTCGGTGAAATGTGTTTCTTCTCTGGTTTTTACATTCTCAGCCTATTGCTTTTTGCAGCTATGAGCCTACAACCGCTACTCTCACAACAAACACTTCCCTTTCGATGTAAATTTCCTTTTGGATTAAATGATCCGGATGAACATCCAATTGCTTTTGTCTGcgtttacttttttcaatgtttttgtaCACTATACATGTTGGTGGCCATTGTAGTGATGGATTCGCTAGGTGGCAACTCCTTTAACCAGACAACATTGAATTTACGCATATTGTGCGAAAATATTCGACATTTGGGAATCGTCGCTGCTGGTGCTAGCAGCTCAACTTCCGAAGCAGTTGCGTGGAGGGAGTTACGAGAGGCGGTTGAATTCCATCAAAAAATTATTGG TTTAATGAACCGAATCAATCAGACGTTTTATTGGAACTATGTTTCGCAAATGGGCGCCAGCACTTTCATGATATGCCTCACGGCCTTTGAAGCCCTGTTGGCGCAGGATAAGCCAATGGTCGCCATGAAATTTCAGACATACATGTTCTCCGCCTTTATGCAACTATTATATTGGTGCTGGATGGGTAATAGGACTTATTACGAT TCCATGGAAGTAGCTACTGCGGCCTATGAGATACGTGCATGGTATGAGCATTCACCTCTTCTGCAGCGACAATTAATGTTCATTATTAAACGTGCTCAGAAACCTTTGGAGTTCCGTGCAAAGCCACTTTTTGGTTTCACATTCGCGTCATTTACTAGC ATCTTGAGCACATCATATTCTTACTTTGCTTTGCTGCGCACTATGAGTGATTAA